The following coding sequences are from one Ramlibacter henchirensis window:
- a CDS encoding ATP-binding protein — MNALLPDLAVCAQEPIRVPGAIQPHGWMTVLSAQGKLLAWSANWRNADRAGEAAALVRDNLGALQGGEGPAALGRIELHGTGLDVGGHRNGELVLLEFEPATPDSGTQAPIYSLARHFLPQLQQARSVQALAELAAAEIKRLTGFGRTLVYRFDEEGHGEVLAEQIEPGYDSYAGHRFPASDLPAQARELYLLNHIRLIPNADYEPVPLVGADPGWDARSLDLSWAGLRSVSPVHLEYMRNMGTLASMSVSIVVRGRLWGLISCHDHAPRRLPFQTRAACEHLGRLLSLQIASREDTTEVAARLELRQLTLQIVSHLADGDSTLQRMVAEPTPLLRLAQASGAAVVLNEDCWTTGDTPDRAQIGALAKWIAAKNQEVWSSDRLAEEYPPGEAFGARAAGVLAVSISQVHQHLVLWFRPELVTTIRWAGDPRKELTMTGGRIHPRKSFSSWQQQVRGRCAPWSATQESAVTELRHALIGIVLRRAEEMAEVASELGRVNKELEAFSYTVSHDLRAPMRHIAGYVDLVQDMEGKHLSERSMRYLSHVKEAAAYAGHLVDALLDFSRMGRSAIKRGRVETRLLVDELIAEFNRQEQGRRIDWRIEDPLPSLWADPFLLQVALRNLLGNAVKYTRTREKAQVRIVGVRDAAGEGLEIVDNGVGFQQKYVAKLFGVFQRLHQAEEFEGTGIGLASVRRIVERHGGTVWARGEPDQGATFGFTLPRKADARPREEGPTRS; from the coding sequence ATGAACGCGCTGCTGCCTGACCTGGCCGTCTGCGCTCAAGAGCCGATCCGGGTGCCCGGTGCGATCCAGCCGCACGGCTGGATGACGGTGCTGTCGGCGCAAGGCAAGCTCCTCGCCTGGAGTGCGAACTGGCGCAACGCCGACCGCGCGGGCGAGGCGGCCGCCCTGGTGCGCGACAACCTCGGGGCGCTGCAGGGCGGCGAAGGCCCGGCCGCACTGGGCCGCATCGAGCTGCATGGCACCGGGCTGGACGTCGGCGGCCACCGCAACGGCGAGCTGGTGCTGCTGGAGTTCGAACCGGCGACGCCGGACAGCGGCACCCAGGCGCCGATCTACTCGCTGGCCCGGCACTTCCTGCCGCAGCTGCAGCAGGCCCGCTCCGTCCAGGCCCTGGCCGAACTCGCGGCGGCCGAGATCAAGCGGCTGACCGGTTTCGGCCGCACCCTGGTCTACCGCTTCGACGAAGAAGGCCATGGCGAAGTGCTGGCCGAGCAGATCGAGCCCGGCTACGACTCCTATGCCGGCCATCGCTTCCCCGCGTCGGACCTGCCGGCGCAGGCGCGCGAGCTCTACCTGCTCAACCACATCCGCCTGATCCCGAATGCCGACTACGAGCCCGTGCCGCTCGTGGGCGCCGACCCGGGATGGGATGCGCGATCGCTGGACCTGTCCTGGGCGGGCCTGCGCAGCGTGTCGCCCGTGCACCTGGAATACATGCGCAACATGGGGACGCTGGCGTCGATGTCGGTGTCCATCGTGGTCCGCGGGCGCCTGTGGGGCCTGATCTCCTGCCATGACCATGCGCCGCGCCGTCTGCCGTTCCAGACGCGGGCTGCCTGCGAACACCTGGGCCGCCTCCTGTCGCTGCAGATCGCGTCGCGGGAGGACACCACCGAGGTCGCCGCGCGGCTGGAGCTGCGCCAGCTCACGCTGCAGATCGTCTCGCACCTCGCCGACGGCGATTCGACGTTGCAGCGCATGGTGGCCGAACCGACGCCGCTGCTGCGCCTGGCCCAGGCCAGCGGCGCGGCCGTGGTGCTGAACGAGGACTGCTGGACCACCGGCGACACGCCCGACCGCGCGCAGATCGGCGCGCTGGCCAAGTGGATCGCGGCCAAGAACCAGGAGGTGTGGAGCAGCGACCGGCTGGCCGAGGAGTACCCGCCCGGCGAGGCCTTCGGCGCGCGCGCCGCGGGCGTGCTGGCGGTGTCCATCTCGCAGGTGCACCAGCACCTCGTGCTGTGGTTCCGGCCCGAGCTGGTCACCACCATCCGCTGGGCGGGCGATCCGCGCAAGGAGCTGACCATGACGGGCGGACGGATCCACCCGCGCAAGAGCTTCTCGAGCTGGCAGCAGCAGGTGCGCGGCCGCTGCGCGCCCTGGAGCGCCACGCAGGAATCCGCCGTGACCGAACTGCGCCACGCGCTGATCGGCATCGTGCTGCGCCGCGCCGAGGAGATGGCCGAAGTCGCCTCCGAACTCGGGCGCGTCAACAAGGAGCTCGAAGCCTTCTCCTACACCGTGTCGCACGACCTGCGCGCGCCGATGCGCCACATCGCCGGCTACGTCGACCTGGTGCAGGACATGGAGGGCAAGCACCTCTCCGAGCGCTCGATGCGCTACCTGTCGCACGTGAAGGAAGCCGCGGCGTACGCGGGGCACCTGGTGGACGCGCTGCTGGATTTCTCGCGCATGGGCCGATCGGCCATCAAGCGCGGCCGCGTCGAGACGCGCCTGCTCGTCGACGAACTGATCGCCGAGTTCAACCGGCAGGAGCAGGGCCGCCGGATCGACTGGCGCATCGAGGACCCGCTGCCATCGCTGTGGGCCGACCCGTTCCTGTTGCAGGTGGCGCTGCGCAACCTGCTGGGCAACGCGGTCAAGTACACCCGCACGCGCGAGAAGGCGCAGGTGCGCATCGTCGGCGTGCGCGACGCCGCCGGCGAAGGCCTGGAGATCGTCGACAACGGCGTGGGCTTCCAGCAGAAATACGTGGCCAAGCTGTTCGGCGTGTTCCAGCGCCTGCACCAGGCCGAGGAATTCGAGGGCACCGGCATCGGGCTGGCCAGCGTGCGCAGGATCGTCGAGCGCCACGGCGGCACGGTCTGGGCGCGCGGTGAGCCCGACCAGGGAGCGACCTTCGGTTTCACCCTGCCGAGAAAAGCGGACGCCAGGCCGCGCGAAGAGGGGCCGACCCGGTCGTAA
- a CDS encoding response regulator encodes MLKPILLVEDDKRDLELTLVALERSQLANEVIVVRDGAQALDYLLREGDFRNREEGNPAVVLLDLKLPKINGLEVLQKVRATPALRSMPVVMLTSSQEESDVLRSYELGVNAYVVKPVEFKQFVAAIADLGVFWAVLNEPPPGSMKAIRRHE; translated from the coding sequence ATGCTCAAGCCGATCCTGCTGGTCGAAGACGACAAGCGCGACCTGGAGCTCACGCTGGTCGCGCTTGAACGCAGCCAGCTGGCCAATGAAGTGATCGTGGTGCGCGACGGCGCCCAGGCGCTGGACTACCTGCTGCGCGAGGGCGACTTCCGCAATCGCGAGGAGGGCAACCCCGCCGTCGTGCTGCTGGACCTGAAGCTGCCCAAGATCAACGGCCTCGAAGTGCTTCAGAAGGTGCGCGCCACGCCCGCGTTGCGCAGCATGCCGGTGGTGATGCTCACGTCCTCGCAGGAGGAATCGGACGTGCTGCGCAGCTACGAGCTGGGCGTCAACGCCTACGTCGTCAAGCCGGTCGAATTCAAGCAGTTCGTCGCGGCGATCGCGGACCTGGGGGTGTTCTGGGCCGTGCTGAACGAGCCCCCGCCGGGCTCCATGAAAGCCATCCGCCGACATGAATGA
- a CDS encoding response regulator yields the protein MNEHLPETGSPDKPLKVLLLEDSRFDAELLREALLASYPRAALDIVRDEPGFLEAIQARRYDLILSDFELPGFTGEQALAEARARNPRVPFIFVSGVIGEDNAVEMLKRGATDYVSKNRLARLPLVIERALREVGQREAREAAQVQLREANAVFARVVDSLRNYAVILMDTRGTIRFWNQAAGDIFGWDDEDAVGRSAELLFTPQDRESGAFACEMAQALAQGKADDNRWMLRSDGLHLWAEGVLMPLFNDAQEHSGFCKIVRDATADYRDAEALRAAKEEAERANQAKDRFLAVLSHELRTPLSPIATAAHLLERTATVPPKYQHLLPMIQRNVALEARLIEDLLDVTAISAGKVSLRPEPVDMHKLVRVVVDMLEAQARDKHLVIDLDLRAGFALVTADEARMQQVLWNLLRNAIKFSPEGGRVEVQTSNDGACFVLECRDHGIGIEPEALPRIFSAFEQADRQASQSFGGLGLGLAIARGLVAEHKGEITAHSEGRGKGATFRLKLRSHVPAESTSHGAPPRLERDETGGWRLLLVEDNQDAAETIVMCLETYGYRVTHVGTCAEAVRAARQSQFDVVLTDLGLPDGSGIDVGRALSKSLPVVALSGYGATPDLQRSAMAGFAGHLVKPAQPQAIHAALQKALGARAVSAEGAQ from the coding sequence ATGAATGAACACCTGCCGGAGACAGGCAGCCCCGACAAGCCGCTGAAGGTCCTGCTGCTGGAGGATTCGCGGTTCGATGCCGAACTGCTGCGCGAGGCGCTGCTCGCGTCGTACCCGCGGGCGGCCCTGGACATCGTGCGCGACGAGCCCGGTTTCCTCGAAGCCATCCAGGCCCGGCGCTACGACCTGATCCTGTCCGACTTCGAGCTGCCGGGATTCACCGGCGAACAGGCGCTGGCCGAGGCCCGCGCGCGCAACCCGCGCGTGCCCTTCATCTTCGTGTCCGGCGTGATCGGCGAGGACAACGCGGTGGAGATGCTCAAGCGCGGCGCCACCGACTACGTCAGCAAGAACCGGCTGGCGCGGCTGCCGCTGGTGATCGAGCGGGCCTTGCGCGAAGTCGGGCAGCGCGAGGCGCGCGAGGCCGCCCAGGTGCAGCTGCGCGAGGCCAACGCGGTGTTCGCCCGCGTGGTGGACTCGCTGCGCAACTACGCCGTGATCCTGATGGACACCCGGGGCACGATCCGCTTCTGGAACCAGGCGGCCGGCGACATCTTCGGCTGGGACGATGAGGACGCGGTGGGGCGCTCGGCCGAACTGCTGTTCACGCCGCAGGACCGCGAGTCGGGCGCGTTCGCGTGCGAAATGGCGCAGGCGCTGGCCCAGGGCAAGGCCGACGACAACCGCTGGATGCTGCGCAGCGACGGACTGCACCTGTGGGCCGAGGGCGTGCTGATGCCGCTGTTCAACGACGCGCAGGAGCACAGCGGCTTTTGCAAGATCGTGCGCGACGCCACCGCCGACTATCGCGACGCCGAGGCCCTGCGCGCCGCCAAGGAAGAAGCCGAGCGCGCCAACCAGGCCAAGGACCGCTTCCTGGCCGTGCTCTCGCACGAGCTGCGCACGCCGCTGTCGCCGATCGCGACGGCCGCCCACCTGCTGGAGCGCACCGCCACCGTGCCGCCCAAGTACCAGCACCTGCTGCCGATGATCCAGCGCAACGTGGCGCTGGAGGCGCGGCTGATCGAGGACCTGCTTGACGTCACGGCCATCTCGGCGGGCAAGGTGAGCCTGCGGCCCGAGCCGGTGGACATGCACAAACTGGTGCGTGTCGTCGTCGACATGCTGGAAGCCCAGGCCAGGGACAAGCACCTGGTGATCGACCTCGACCTGCGCGCCGGCTTCGCCCTGGTGACGGCCGACGAGGCGCGCATGCAGCAGGTGCTGTGGAACCTGCTGCGCAACGCGATCAAGTTCTCGCCGGAAGGCGGCCGCGTGGAGGTGCAGACCTCGAACGACGGCGCTTGCTTCGTGCTGGAGTGCCGCGACCACGGCATCGGCATCGAGCCCGAGGCGCTGCCGCGCATCTTCAGCGCGTTCGAGCAGGCCGATCGCCAGGCGTCGCAAAGCTTCGGCGGCCTGGGTCTGGGCCTGGCCATCGCACGCGGCCTGGTGGCCGAGCACAAGGGCGAGATCACCGCGCACAGCGAAGGCCGCGGCAAGGGCGCCACCTTCCGCCTGAAGCTGCGCAGCCATGTGCCGGCCGAATCCACTTCCCATGGTGCGCCGCCGCGGCTGGAACGCGATGAGACGGGCGGCTGGCGGCTGCTGCTGGTGGAAGACAACCAGGACGCGGCCGAAACCATCGTCATGTGCCTGGAAACCTACGGCTACCGTGTGACGCACGTGGGCACCTGCGCCGAGGCCGTGCGAGCCGCGCGCCAGTCGCAGTTCGACGTCGTGCTCACCGACCTCGGCCTGCCCGATGGCAGCGGCATCGACGTCGGGCGTGCGCTGAGCAAGTCGTTGCCGGTCGTGGCGCTGTCAGGCTACGGCGCCACGCCGGACCTGCAGCGCTCGGCGATGGCGGGATTTGCCGGGCACCTGGTGAAGCCGGCGCAGCCGCAGGCGATCCATGCGGCGCTGCAGAAGGCGCTGGGGGCGCGGGCAGTCAGCGCCGAGGGTGCGCAGTAG
- a CDS encoding alpha/beta fold hydrolase: MTEPTTSARREPWPSHAAGAVRDLRGGMRLLVDAVRSGLDRVEAAHERVANVEPPVRGARIGRPYTGVGAIVYRGLRGTTDLAGGALDLALASLQAWLLDPLRETAPHEPVPAREAAIAMLNAIMGDHLHRTDNPLAIHLELRSSVAAAQPRVLLMVHDLARNDLQWDQGTHDHAQALAQALACTPVHALYNTGRPVPATGRELAAELEVLLAHWRVPLQGVALLGHGMGGLVVRSALHQAQRAGMAWPAHVRHLVFLGTPHHGADASGDLLARLGFGPVAWLPQLARVARRRSPGMRDFLEGRVLEDETRVGLPTTQQWTAGVPSGVPAHAIAGSIGDGRTDGVVPVDSALGRHAEAVRDLLLPTEHRWVIQGVDHLGLLRSEAVFQKMRQWLSA, translated from the coding sequence ATGACAGAACCGACGACTTCAGCGCGCCGCGAACCCTGGCCCAGCCACGCGGCCGGAGCCGTCCGCGACCTGCGCGGCGGCATGCGCCTGCTGGTCGATGCGGTGCGCTCGGGCCTGGACCGCGTCGAAGCCGCGCACGAGCGCGTCGCCAACGTCGAGCCTCCCGTGCGCGGCGCGCGCATCGGCCGGCCGTACACCGGCGTGGGCGCGATCGTCTACCGCGGGCTGCGCGGCACGACCGACCTGGCCGGCGGCGCCCTGGACCTCGCCCTTGCCTCGTTGCAGGCCTGGCTGCTGGATCCGCTGCGCGAGACCGCGCCGCACGAGCCGGTGCCCGCGCGCGAGGCCGCGATCGCGATGCTCAACGCGATCATGGGCGACCACCTGCACCGCACCGACAACCCGCTGGCGATCCACCTCGAGCTGCGCAGCAGCGTCGCGGCGGCGCAGCCGCGCGTCCTGCTGATGGTCCACGACCTGGCGCGCAACGACCTGCAGTGGGACCAGGGAACGCACGACCATGCGCAGGCCCTTGCGCAAGCGCTGGCGTGCACGCCGGTTCATGCGCTGTACAACACGGGCCGCCCGGTGCCGGCCACCGGCCGCGAGCTCGCCGCGGAACTGGAAGTGCTGCTGGCCCACTGGCGGGTGCCGCTGCAGGGCGTCGCGTTGCTGGGCCACGGCATGGGCGGCCTGGTGGTGCGCAGCGCGCTGCACCAGGCGCAGCGCGCGGGCATGGCCTGGCCGGCCCACGTGCGTCACCTGGTTTTCCTCGGCACGCCTCACCACGGCGCGGATGCGTCGGGCGACCTGCTCGCGCGTCTCGGTTTCGGGCCGGTGGCCTGGCTGCCGCAGCTGGCGCGCGTGGCGCGGCGGCGCAGCCCGGGGATGCGCGACTTCCTCGAAGGGCGCGTGCTGGAGGACGAGACGCGCGTGGGCCTGCCGACGACGCAACAGTGGACCGCGGGCGTGCCGTCCGGAGTGCCCGCCCATGCGATCGCCGGTTCCATCGGCGACGGGCGCACCGATGGGGTCGTGCCGGTGGACAGCGCCCTCGGCCGGCACGCGGAGGCCGTGCGCGACCTGCTGCTGCCCACGGAGCATCGCTGGGTCATCCAGGGCGTCGACCACCTCGGGCTGCTTCGAAGCGAAGCGGTCTTCCAGAAGATGCGGCAGTGGCTGTCGGCGTGA
- a CDS encoding asparaginase, whose protein sequence is MSSLVPLIDTFRGGTLECRHFGVVAVADTTGRVLAHAGDPHWLTFTRSTLKALQALPFVEGGGPAHFGFSDRQLAMLCASHNGEPKHVEEVQDMLQRAGLTHRVLQCGCHVPMYAEAGVAPAPPHGSWDERHHNCSGKHAGFVAWCVQHGQPVETYLEAGHPLQQAIRRDVARAAGLEPDRMKSGTDGCSAPNYAMPLAHLARAYARLASGSRDPEFGASFDALSRAMTAYPDLVSGTGRNDLAFMQVGRGDWVTKVGAEGVQAVGSVSRGQAFAIKVIDGNKTALYAATVEVLDQLGWLDERQREELRPWRSSEIASVKGAVVGERRAAFRLEGAA, encoded by the coding sequence ATGTCCTCGCTCGTTCCCCTGATCGACACTTTCCGCGGCGGCACGCTGGAGTGCCGGCACTTCGGCGTGGTCGCGGTGGCCGACACCACCGGCCGCGTGCTGGCCCACGCCGGCGATCCGCACTGGCTCACCTTCACCCGGTCGACGCTCAAGGCCTTGCAGGCGCTGCCGTTCGTCGAGGGCGGCGGCCCGGCGCACTTCGGCTTCAGCGACCGGCAGCTGGCGATGCTGTGCGCCAGCCACAACGGCGAGCCCAAGCATGTCGAGGAGGTGCAGGACATGCTGCAGCGCGCCGGCCTCACGCATCGCGTGCTGCAGTGCGGCTGCCATGTGCCGATGTACGCCGAGGCCGGCGTCGCGCCCGCGCCGCCGCACGGCAGCTGGGACGAGCGGCACCACAACTGCAGCGGCAAGCACGCCGGCTTCGTCGCGTGGTGCGTGCAGCACGGGCAACCGGTGGAGACCTACCTGGAGGCGGGGCATCCGCTGCAGCAGGCGATTCGCCGCGACGTTGCGCGCGCAGCCGGCCTGGAGCCGGACCGGATGAAGTCCGGCACCGACGGCTGTTCGGCGCCGAACTATGCGATGCCGCTGGCGCATCTGGCTCGCGCTTATGCGCGGCTGGCCAGCGGTTCGCGCGATCCTGAATTCGGTGCGAGCTTCGATGCGCTGTCGCGCGCGATGACCGCGTATCCGGACCTGGTGTCGGGGACCGGCCGCAATGACCTCGCGTTCATGCAAGTCGGGCGCGGGGACTGGGTGACGAAGGTGGGCGCCGAAGGCGTGCAGGCGGTCGGCAGCGTCAGCCGCGGGCAGGCGTTCGCGATCAAGGTGATCGACGGGAACAAGACGGCGCTGTACGCGGCCACCGTGGAGGTGCTCGATCAGCTCGGGTGGCTGGATGAGCGGCAGCGGGAGGAGCTGCGGCCCTGGCGTTCGTCCGAGATTGCGAGCGTCAAAGGCGCTGTGGTTGGGGAGCGGCGGGCTGCTTTCCGGTTGGAGGGTGCGGCTTGA